In Salisediminibacterium beveridgei, one DNA window encodes the following:
- a CDS encoding metal ABC transporter solute-binding protein, Zn/Mn family, producing the protein MSKLKKTYTLTSAIMALGLLAACGENNEDENETAQNNNEGNNNVDTEEQTDPLQVKTTMYPLHYFTEQIGQELVDVSNILPAGADAHTFEPSTNQMIEIAEADLFLYNGADFEGYASSIKDALEDEDVTIFEATHDLDLIDFSHGLSDDHDHDHDHDHNDDHNDNHDHNDDHDHNDNHNDNHNDNHDHNDDHDHNDNLNDNHDHNDDHGNNDNHNHNDNHNHNHNDNNNNEHDHDHDNGDDHAHGDYDPHVWLDPVRSVEYAEQIKSVLIELMPEQENVFIENFEALEEKLLALDEEFQSMTEEVSNDVIVVSHSGYGYWTDRYGIQQLGIAGLSPTNEPSIQQLQDVIDSMDEYGIEHVLIEPNIPTNLIETVQDETGAEAKRIHNLENLTEEDVDNGEDYMSIMRENIEVLRTVLQ; encoded by the coding sequence ATGAGCAAATTGAAGAAAACATACACATTGACTTCAGCCATAATGGCTTTAGGTTTGTTGGCAGCTTGCGGAGAAAACAATGAGGATGAAAATGAAACAGCTCAAAACAACAATGAGGGAAACAATAATGTTGATACGGAAGAACAAACGGATCCGCTCCAAGTGAAAACTACCATGTACCCACTTCATTATTTCACAGAACAGATCGGACAGGAATTAGTGGATGTATCGAACATTCTTCCTGCCGGTGCAGACGCTCACACATTTGAGCCTTCAACCAACCAGATGATTGAAATCGCAGAAGCTGATTTGTTTTTGTATAACGGGGCAGATTTTGAAGGGTATGCTTCCAGTATAAAGGATGCTCTGGAGGATGAAGATGTTACGATTTTCGAAGCAACACATGATTTAGATCTTATCGATTTCAGCCATGGTCTTTCCGATGATCACGATCATGACCATGATCACGATCACAATGATGACCATAACGATAACCATGACCATAATGACGATCATGATCACAATGACAACCATAACGACAACCATAACGACAACCATGACCATAATGACGATCATGATCACAATGATAACCTCAACGACAACCATGACCATAATGATGATCATGGTAACAACGACAACCATAACCATAATGATAATCACAATCATAATCATAATGACAACAATAACAACGAACACGATCACGATCATGACAATGGTGACGATCATGCTCATGGAGACTATGATCCACACGTATGGCTTGACCCGGTAAGGTCTGTTGAATATGCGGAGCAAATTAAATCTGTTTTGATTGAACTGATGCCAGAACAAGAAAATGTATTTATCGAGAATTTTGAAGCGCTTGAAGAAAAGTTACTCGCATTGGATGAGGAATTCCAGTCAATGACGGAGGAAGTAAGCAATGACGTCATTGTCGTCTCTCACTCTGGATACGGATATTGGACGGACCGCTATGGCATCCAGCAACTCGGAATTGCAGGACTTTCACCAACCAATGAACCATCGATTCAACAATTACAAGATGTTATTGATTCAATGGACGAGTATGGTATAGAACATGTTTTGATTGAGCCGAACATTCCAACCAATTTGATCGAAACCGTTCAGGATGAAACAGGGGCAGAAGCAAAACGCATTCATAACTTGGAGAACCTGACTGAAGAAGATGTGGACAATGGCGAGGACTACATGTCCATAATGAGAGAAAATATTGAGGTCCTTCGAACGGTGCTTCAGTAA
- a CDS encoding BrxA/BrxB family bacilliredoxin, with product MFMNDVVQAARNDMDQAGYEQLTTPEEVDQVFNEKGSVLVMVNSVCGCAGGIARPSAAYMKNFDVKADRYVTVFAGQDKEATEKARSYFTGYPPSSPSFALLKDGELKMMVERHEIEGHEPIQIVQKLEEGLETHFK from the coding sequence ATGTTTATGAATGACGTTGTACAGGCGGCGCGTAATGATATGGATCAGGCAGGCTACGAGCAACTGACGACTCCTGAAGAAGTGGATCAGGTATTCAACGAAAAAGGGTCAGTGCTTGTCATGGTGAACTCGGTCTGCGGATGTGCCGGAGGAATTGCACGACCGTCTGCTGCTTACATGAAGAATTTCGATGTAAAAGCGGACCGGTATGTTACCGTCTTTGCTGGTCAAGACAAAGAAGCTACGGAAAAAGCCCGGAGTTATTTCACCGGTTATCCACCATCTTCACCGTCCTTTGCGCTTTTGAAAGATGGCGAATTAAAGATGATGGTTGAGCGCCATGAAATAGAAGGGCATGAACCGATACAGATTGTGCAAAAGCTTGAAGAAGGTCTTGAAACACATTTTAAATAA
- a CDS encoding aromatic acid exporter family protein gives MFKIGYRTIKTALGAAIAIFIAQLLQLDFYVSAGILTMLCIQKTRQRTIMNSWQRFVACIIGMIYAIALFETIGYHPLSVAFLLLIFIPTTVYLRVQSGIITSAVIFFHLYTLKEVSVSIIANELGLIVIGILVALVMNLYMPGKELRLEKMQIELENYYCSIFHKFASYIREGDSGWTGEEISSSEKLLKDAQNLALENLENHVLRYEDQYYHYFKMREKQLDIIERMMPLLTSMDYHVEQADMLADFMDQLAEGVNPQNTAVRYITELESLQNNFREMALPETRSEFEARSALLHLVHELQLYLSIKQQFKPLKSYGTLETS, from the coding sequence ATGTTTAAAATTGGATACCGGACCATAAAAACGGCATTAGGGGCAGCGATTGCAATATTCATTGCTCAACTTTTGCAACTGGACTTCTATGTTTCAGCAGGCATTTTGACGATGCTGTGTATTCAAAAAACCCGGCAGCGGACAATCATGAATTCCTGGCAACGTTTTGTAGCCTGCATCATAGGCATGATCTATGCGATTGCCTTGTTTGAAACGATAGGCTATCACCCGTTATCGGTTGCTTTTCTGCTTCTGATCTTTATCCCAACGACGGTATATTTGCGCGTGCAGAGTGGGATCATTACCAGCGCGGTCATCTTTTTTCATTTGTACACATTAAAAGAGGTATCAGTCTCGATCATTGCCAACGAACTTGGATTGATTGTGATCGGAATCCTCGTGGCACTTGTCATGAATTTGTATATGCCAGGTAAAGAATTAAGACTGGAGAAAATGCAGATTGAGTTAGAAAACTATTACTGCTCTATTTTTCATAAATTTGCTTCTTATATTCGTGAAGGAGACAGTGGATGGACCGGTGAAGAGATCTCATCTTCAGAGAAGCTTTTAAAAGATGCTCAAAATCTTGCTCTGGAAAACCTTGAAAACCATGTATTGCGCTACGAAGATCAGTATTATCATTACTTCAAGATGCGTGAGAAGCAGCTGGATATTATTGAACGAATGATGCCTCTTCTCACAAGTATGGACTATCACGTGGAACAGGCTGATATGCTTGCGGATTTTATGGACCAGTTGGCTGAGGGGGTAAATCCTCAAAATACTGCTGTACGTTATATTACTGAATTGGAATCCCTTCAGAATAATTTCCGTGAAATGGCATTACCAGAGACACGATCGGAATTTGAGGCCAGATCGGCTCTGCTTCACCTGGTTCATGAACTGCAATTGTATTTATCCATCAAGCAGCAATTCAAACCGTTAAAATCCTATGGAACGCTGGAAACCAGCTGA
- the prli42 gene encoding stressosome-associated protein Prli42 — protein sequence MPRKYRKAVVYMMIIVMFFGTVFAGVSMY from the coding sequence ATGCCTCGTAAATATCGTAAGGCCGTTGTGTATATGATGATCATCGTGATGTTCTTTGGAACTGTATTCGCTGGTGTTTCCATGTATTAA
- a CDS encoding acyl-CoA mutase large subunit family protein, producing MTGADDRYAAWQKKVEDQVKKRPERKAHFKTSSDIPVERVFFPSVFDNAYIGNIGYPGEFPYTRGIRPTMYRGQFWTMRQYAGFGSAKETNERFRYLLEQGQTGLSVAFDLPTQIGYDSDDVMALGEVGKVGVAIDTLEDMEILFDQIALRDVSTSMTINAPAAILLAMYIAVGEKQGVDRKAIRGTIQNDILKEYIARGTYIYPPRPSMRLITDIFAYCSEEAPAFNTISISGYHIREAGSTAVQELAFTLSNAIAYVEAAVETGLDVDTFAPRLAFFFNGHNHFFEEVAKFRAARRMWAKIMKERFQAKDEKSLQLRFHTQVAGSTLTAQQPENNVVRVALQALSSVLGGTQSLHTNAKDEALSLPSEESARLALRTQQIIAHETGVADTVDPLGGSYYVEALTDAVEEEAWSYIKRIDETGGAVNAVESGYMQQEIRRAAYETQKAQDQQNEIVVGVNQFTEEEEPEPDVVKVDEAFVSAQIERLEAIRNERDQQLVDAALDELREAAKGEDNLMYPILKAVKAYATLGEIANVLRDEFGEYTA from the coding sequence ATGACTGGCGCGGACGATCGTTATGCAGCTTGGCAAAAAAAAGTGGAAGATCAGGTAAAAAAGAGACCTGAAAGAAAAGCTCATTTTAAAACATCATCAGATATTCCTGTAGAAAGAGTCTTTTTTCCAAGTGTTTTTGATAACGCTTACATCGGGAACATCGGATATCCTGGTGAATTCCCATATACACGTGGCATTCGCCCGACGATGTATCGTGGCCAATTCTGGACGATGCGCCAATACGCAGGGTTTGGATCGGCAAAGGAAACGAATGAGCGTTTCAGATACCTCCTTGAACAGGGACAGACAGGATTATCGGTGGCTTTTGATCTGCCGACCCAGATAGGCTATGACTCTGATGATGTTATGGCATTGGGAGAAGTGGGAAAAGTCGGTGTAGCAATCGATACCCTGGAGGATATGGAAATTCTTTTTGATCAAATTGCTTTAAGGGACGTCAGTACTTCGATGACCATCAATGCCCCGGCTGCAATCCTTCTTGCTATGTATATAGCCGTTGGGGAAAAGCAAGGTGTAGATCGGAAAGCCATACGAGGTACGATTCAAAATGATATTTTAAAAGAATATATCGCAAGAGGAACATATATCTATCCTCCCCGTCCATCTATGCGGCTTATCACAGACATTTTTGCATATTGCAGTGAAGAGGCACCCGCTTTTAACACGATCAGTATCAGTGGATATCACATCCGGGAAGCTGGCTCAACAGCAGTTCAAGAATTGGCATTTACATTATCCAATGCCATCGCGTATGTGGAGGCAGCGGTTGAAACGGGACTCGATGTGGATACATTTGCGCCGCGGCTCGCATTTTTCTTTAATGGTCACAACCATTTTTTCGAGGAAGTGGCAAAATTCCGGGCTGCCAGGCGAATGTGGGCAAAGATCATGAAGGAGCGTTTTCAGGCAAAGGACGAAAAAAGCCTGCAACTCCGATTTCATACACAAGTTGCAGGTTCGACGTTAACTGCCCAGCAACCTGAGAATAATGTCGTCCGGGTAGCTCTTCAGGCATTATCCAGTGTACTCGGGGGAACGCAGAGTCTTCATACCAATGCCAAGGATGAAGCGTTGTCTCTGCCTTCCGAAGAATCTGCCAGACTTGCTTTACGAACTCAGCAGATCATTGCGCATGAAACCGGTGTGGCCGATACAGTCGATCCTTTGGGAGGATCTTATTACGTGGAGGCTCTCACCGACGCCGTAGAGGAAGAAGCATGGTCATATATTAAACGTATTGACGAGACCGGTGGTGCAGTCAACGCGGTGGAATCGGGTTATATGCAGCAGGAGATCAGGAGAGCGGCGTATGAGACACAAAAGGCGCAGGATCAGCAAAATGAAATCGTCGTTGGAGTGAATCAGTTTACGGAGGAAGAAGAACCTGAACCGGATGTCGTTAAAGTTGATGAAGCCTTTGTATCTGCTCAGATTGAACGACTGGAAGCCATCCGAAATGAGCGGGACCAGCAACTGGTTGATGCCGCATTAGATGAATTGCGTGAAGCCGCAAAAGGTGAGGATAACCTCATGTATCCTATATTAAAAGCAGTCAAAGCATATGCGACCCTTGGAGAAATTGCCAATGTGCTCCGGGATGAATTTGGTGAATACACTGCATAA
- the mce gene encoding methylmalonyl-CoA epimerase: protein MEKIRVLIAKPGLDGHDRGALVISQALRDAGMEVIYTGLRQSPKQIVQAAVQEDVDVIGLSSLSGAHNVLFPKVLEELHASDAADILVFGGGVIPHEDIRKLEKQGIRKIFTPGTKMETISSFIERAVRETQGSGESVLAPPTGIDHIGIAVRSIEESLPFYQGHLHLHVERIIEVPEQGVRVAFIPAGNTRLELMEPLKESSPVQRFIDKKGEGLHHLAFGVTSLEERLVQLKNEGVPLINEKPVNGAMGHPIAFLHPKANSGTLVELVEQVHGEEKEDA from the coding sequence ATGGAGAAAATACGGGTACTTATTGCAAAACCAGGCCTCGATGGTCATGATCGCGGGGCGCTTGTGATCAGTCAGGCACTTCGGGATGCAGGGATGGAGGTCATCTATACGGGGCTGCGGCAATCGCCAAAGCAAATTGTCCAGGCTGCAGTACAAGAAGATGTAGACGTCATCGGACTCTCCAGTTTATCAGGGGCACATAACGTTCTGTTTCCAAAGGTACTGGAAGAACTTCACGCTTCGGATGCTGCGGATATTCTTGTATTTGGCGGTGGCGTGATTCCTCACGAAGATATTCGAAAGCTTGAAAAACAAGGGATTCGAAAAATATTCACCCCGGGGACAAAAATGGAGACAATATCAAGTTTTATCGAAAGAGCAGTCAGAGAAACCCAAGGTAGTGGGGAAAGCGTGCTTGCACCTCCGACAGGAATCGATCATATTGGTATAGCGGTCCGGTCTATTGAAGAAAGTCTGCCATTTTATCAAGGGCATTTGCATTTACATGTAGAACGGATCATAGAGGTGCCGGAGCAAGGGGTAAGGGTTGCATTTATTCCGGCGGGAAATACTCGTCTTGAACTGATGGAGCCGCTGAAAGAAAGCAGCCCGGTGCAACGCTTTATTGATAAAAAAGGCGAAGGACTGCATCATTTGGCTTTTGGTGTAACCAGCCTTGAGGAGCGTTTGGTTCAACTGAAGAACGAAGGGGTACCATTGATTAATGAAAAGCCGGTCAACGGAGCAATGGGTCATCCGATTGCGTTTCTTCATCCGAAAGCTAACAGCGGGACGTTGGTTGAGCTGGTGGAACAAGTGCATGGAGAAGAGAAGGAGGATGCTTGA